A portion of the Phycodurus eques isolate BA_2022a chromosome 3, UOR_Pequ_1.1, whole genome shotgun sequence genome contains these proteins:
- the rab11fip1a gene encoding LOW QUALITY PROTEIN: rab11 family-interacting protein 1 (The sequence of the model RefSeq protein was modified relative to this genomic sequence to represent the inferred CDS: deleted 1 base in 1 codon): MSLVEQSQQSFPTSVQVTVHQARNLRPKGKNGTNDAYAIIQVAKDKFSTSVAEKSTAPMWKEEASFGLPLFHQGNVDRCTLYVVVMHRVQAGLDKFLGQAVVNLVELHENKARQRPDWFPLVDKSGKADKLRGDVLLGITFMRNNMSASMVDLSMHDKPRSRISKFKDKVRLKKKDSFSDSGSAMSQVLTDSEGDHDSLSPNQTAKEKKKNKLKNLFAPKSNLQRNTSQSMSTLGSPPRKNSSLSGSRSSGINVETPEVKKKFKFPGHKRSGSSDSKMSLGPLSLLGRSKHSNSDINDPSVNSRHVNADATDARSGSTLSLNSSGQGSMENVQQHATSVLPDRHTPGPLFRSETRDRLVMEQQRRQEEEERRQIEATRLQEEENRRQSDEYERNRRFLEDEARREKQWEEEEEEHRRLEATEDEERRKLEEVTQKNEAQKSQEEASMSERLSSLFGIIRRKEEKKEEALQHPEEVTTQASHYDVRDQQVLSATNSFENVSLSSSAQFNSGESPAGEQKSSLNPQTSSAMLFLNRTARVSTVKPRLSHSLESESSEHLQSEYSEPQTSSAPVDQQWSSPGASESTLSSVPYDSPDTFSYLHSSLAPLRLRETPPGSPLKSLPDSPCESPPGSPSNSIDVSSSPTIADKMARAPLPPLYPIYEAHTGGTQELQSSRHTNGSQQDKKLSLPLPDYETLFPQKRHGVQGTTRWDHIIAEVNQRRMDITPELTGPEMSVDGPEDLGETRPSFSEESPDVGYFQTHQQENRRRSSKQVAAPPPPKQVSTMHSQSMSDSGQRESQNFGWIDESLTRSLPSVTAGMLNMDKTTSESLQEISLDESKNALQQSFLPARGTISTSQMDWDSGTPAEQTKHPETSDIHVPTARPRQKSVIKEPTEQEYFGATPAFADLHMSGNIQKTPSFSMSEMDKNGKQGTESDSEFQPYPSTDLLSRYMEVPEKPPRTSEDLYSRVLQTEQKPENSGMTGDDLDQIFNEEKPVDPFSSLNGYETSKMEDEFRQISPVFQRQNSSRRLSSPPSRSNSQKALEFHQESSDEEKTTRTQRHDVIESITQRHPADGKAQVHHFKGEDPFGSDPFATSEPLPVLMEEPSSKAEAVSVRKKPKRALLPPSVSQFVSPQISNGDVLSSTLSRPHPVKPVMHSIESQHHTSTSALKDMHVQNGTAGKVKVPGMADSGPFTQLTHEELITLVVRQQADLSKKDCKIGELEAYIDNLLVRVIEEKPAILQAMSTTEPV, translated from the exons ATGTCTCTGGTCGAGCAGAGCCAGCAGTCGTTCCCCACCAGCGTGCAGGTAACGGTGCACCAGGCTCGGAACCTTCGCCCGAAGGGGAAGAATGGCACCAACGACGCCTACGCCATCATCCAGGTGGCCAAAGACAAGTTTTCCACCTCGGTGGCCGAGAAGAGCACCGCACCGATGTGGAAAGAGGAGGCTTCGTTCGGCCTGCCGCTCTTCCACCAGGGGAACGTCGACCGCTGCACGCTGTACGTCGTTGTCATGCACCGAGTCCAGGCCGGACTCGACAAGTTCCTGGGCCAAGCCGTCGTCAACCTCGTGGAACTGCACGAAAACAAGGCTCGCCAAAGGCCAGA TTGGTTCCCGTTAGTGGACAAGAGCGGAAAAGCGGACAAGTTGCGAGGCGACGTGCTGCTCGGCATCACCTTCATGAGGAACAACATGTCAGCGAGCATGGTGGACCTTTCTATGCACGACAAGCCTCGTTCCCGCATCTCCAAGTTCAAAGACAAAGTCCGCCTGAAGAAAAAGGACAGCTTCTCGGACTCTGGCTCTGCTATGAGCCAAGTCCTGACAGACAGCGAGGGAGACCACGATTCGCTCTCCCCCAACCAAACcgcaaaagag aaaaaaaaaaacaagctcaaGAACCTCTTTGCACCTAAATCCAACTTGCAGCGGAACACCTCACAGTCCATGTCGACTTTAGGGAGTCCTCCTAGGAAGAACTCATCCCTTAGCGGCAGCCGCTCATCTGGCATCAATGTAGAAACTCCTGAAG TCAAGAAGAAATTCAAATTTCCTGGACACAAGCGCAGCGGTAGTTCTGACAGCAAGATGTCTCTGGGTCCATTATCGTTACTGGGCCGCTCCAAGCACAGCAACAGTGACATAAACGACCCCAGCGTTAACAGCAGACATGTGAATGCAGACGCGACAGATGCCAGGAGCGGCTCTACTCTCAGTCTGAACAGCTCCGGCCAAGGTTCTATGGAGAATGTACAACAACACGCCACCAGTGTCTTGCCAGACAGGCACACGCCAGGGCCTTTGTTTAGGTCCGAGACTAGAGATAGGCTTGTGATGGAACAGCAGCGTCgacaagaggaagaggaaagaaGGCAGATTGAAGCTACAAGATTGCAGGAGGAAGAGAATCGTAGACAGAGCGATGAATATGAAAGGAACAGGCGCTTTCTTGAAGATGAGGCGAGAAGAGAGAAACagtgggaggaagaggaagaagaacacAGAAGGCTGGAAGCAACAGAGGATGAGGAGCGCCGTAAACTGGAGGAGGTGACTCAAAAAAACGAAGCGCAGAAAAGTCAGGAGGAGGCTTCCATGAGCGAAAGGCTCTCATCTCTGTTTGGAATCATAAgaaggaaggaggaaaaaaaggaggaggcACTGCAACACCCCGAAGAAGTGACCACACAAGCGTCTCACTATGACGTGAGAGATCAGCAAGTCTTGAGTGCCACCAATTCGTTTGAGAATGTTTCGCTGAGCTCGAGCGCTCAATTTAACAGCGGTGAAAGTCCAGCCGGTGAGCAGAAATCCAGTCTTAACCCACAAACCTCGTCGGCCATGCTCTTCCTAAACCGCACCGCAAGAGTGTCCACAGTTAAACCGAG ATTGAGTCATTCTCTGGAATCTGAATCCTCTGAGCACCTGCAATCTGAATACTCTGAGCCTCAAACCTCCAGTGCTCCAGTGGACCAGCAGTGGTCTTCCCCAGGCGCCTCTGAATCTACCCTCTCTAGTGTACCATATGACTCCCCCGATACTTTCTCCTACCTTCATTCATCATTGGCTCCCCTCAGATTAAGGGAAACTCCGCCTGGTTCTCCTCTTAAAAGTCTGCCTGATTCTCCTTGTGAAAGTCCGCCTGGTTCCCCTTCTAACAGTATAGACGTTTCATCTTCACCCACAATAGCTGATAAAATGGCAAGAGCCCCCTTGCCACCGTTGTATCCCATATATGAGGCCCATACTGGTGGAACCCAAGAGTTGCAAAGCTCAAGACACACAAATGGAtctcagcaagacaaaaaactCTCTCTTCCACTTCCTGATTATGAAACCCTATTTCCCCAGAAGAGGCATGGGGTACAGGGGACCACTCGATGGGATCATATCATTGCTGAAGTCAATCAAAGACGCATGGACATTACACCGGAACTTACAGGTCCAGAGATGAGTGTGGATGGTCCAGAGGACCTTGGGGAGACTAGACCTTCATTTTCAGAGGAGAGCCCTGATGTGGGATATTTTCAAACACATCAGCAGGAAAACAGACGTCGGTCGTCCAAACAAGTAGCAGCCCCTCCTCCACCTAAGCAAGTGTCAACTATGCACAGCCAGTCAATGTCAGATTCCGGTCAAAGAGAGAGCCAGAACTTCGGCTGGATCGATGAGTCTCTCACAAGGTCTCTTCCCTCAGTAACCGCAGGAATgctaaatatggacaaaactACAAGTGAGAGTCTCCAAGAGATATCTCTCGATGAATCAAAGAATGCTTTGCAGCAGTCCTTTCTACCAGCACGTGGGACCATATCAACTAGCCAAATGGACTGGGATTCGGGAACTCCTGCTGAGCAGACAAAACATCCAGAGACTTCTGACATCCACGTTCCCACTGCGAGACCGAGGCAAAAGTCGGTCATTAAAGAGCCAACGGAACAAGAGTATTTTGGAGCCACACCAGCGTTTGCTGATCTGCACATGAGCGGCAACATCCAAAAAACACCCAGTTTCAGTATGAGCgaaatggacaaaaatggcaAACAGGGGACGGAAAGTGATTCTGAGTTTCAACCATATCCCAGCACGGACCTTCTTTCTAGATATATGGAGGTGCCAGAAAAACCACCCAGAACATCAGAGGACCTTTATTCCAGGGTACTACAAACGGAACAAAAACCTGAAAACTCTGGAATGACGGGAGATGATCTCGATCAAATTTTCAATGAAGAGAAACCGGTTGATCCCTTCTCAAGTTTGAATGGCTATGAGACAAGCAAAATGGAGGATGAATTCAGGCAAATCAGTCCAGTTTTCCAAAGACAAAATTCATCGAGACGACTGTCGTCACCTCCTTCGAGAAGTAACTCACAGAAGGCTTTAGAGTTTCACCAAGAATCTTCGGATGAAGAAAAAACTACTAGAACTCAAAGGcatgatgtcattgagtccatCACACAAAGGCATCCAGCTGATGGGAAGGCACAAGTCCATCATTTTAAGGGAGAAGATCCATTTGGAAGTGACCCTTTTGCAACTTCAGAGCCCCTCCCCGTTCTAATGGAGGAACCGTCCTCAAAAGCAGAAGCTGTTTCTGTGAGAAAGAAACCCAAGAGAGCGTTGTTGCCACCCTCTGTGTCTCAGTTTGTCAGTCCTCAGATTAGCAATGGCGATGTCCTTTCCTCCACTTTATCCAG GCCTCATCCAGTGAAGCCTGTAATGCACTCTATTGAAAGTCAGCACCACACCAGCACTTCTGCACTGAAAGACATGCATGTTCAGAACGGCACAGCTGGAAAGGTTAAG GTGCCAGGCATGGCTGACAGCGGACCATTCACTCAGCTGACCCATGAAGAGTTGATCACACTGGTGGTGCGGCAGCAAGCGGATCTGTCCAAGAAAGACTGCAAAATCGGCGAGCTTGAGGCGTACATAGACAACCTGTTGGTGCGTGTCATAGAGGAGAAGCCCGCCATCCTGCAGGCCATGAGCACTACCGAGCCAGTGTGA
- the prlhr2a gene encoding prolactin releasing hormone receptor 2a translates to MEGPTGDRITSPVTHRSNDTSGVFEVALQNVSTERKPQFEGVELLQSFKVLIIPCYTLVALVGVVGNYLLLYVICRARKMHNVTNFFIGNLAFSDMLMCATCIPFTLAYALNPHGWVFGRFMCYLVYLIQPVTVYVSVFTLTAIGVDRYYATVHPLKKRISVLACTYLLSAIWLLSCALVAPAVAHTYHVEFQNEGFTICEEFWMGQEREHLAYAYSTLFITYVLPLSALCISYLCISVKLRNCVVPGYRTRSQAEAQRMRKRKTFRLVSLVVAAFGICWMPISVFNVLRDIDIDLIDKRYFLLIQLLCHLCAMSSSCCNPFLYAWLHDRFRTELRKMMVCRRRIGIAANNGATASVVL, encoded by the exons ATGGAGGGCCCAACCGGTGATCGCATCACCTCGCCCGTGACCCATCGGTCGAACGACACGAGTGGCGTCTTCGAGGTGGCGCTCCAGAATGTCTCCACGGAGCGCAAGCCTCAGTTCGAGGGTGTGGAGCTGCTGCAGTCCTTCAAAGTGCTCATCATCCCCTGCTACACTCTGGTGGCCCTGGTGGGCGTCGTCGGCAACTACCTGCTCCTGTACGTCATCTGCCGCGCTCGCAAGATGCACAACGTCACCAACTTCTTCATCGGGAACCTGGCCTTCTCCGACATGCTCATGTGCGCCACGTGCATCCCCTTCACTCTGGCCTACGCGCTCAACCCACACGGGTGGGTGTTTGGCCGCTTCATGTGCTACCTGGTTTATCTCATCCAGCCGGTGACCGTGTACGTGTCAGTTTTCACCCTCACCGCCATCGGGGTGGATAG GTACTACGCCACAGTGCATCCTCTGAAGAAGCGCATTTCAGTCTTGGCATGCACCTACTTGCTGTCCGCTATCTGGCTGCTGTCCTGTGCTCTGGTGGCTCCTGCTGTGGCTCACACCTACCATGTGGAGTTCCAAAACGAGGGCTTCACCATCTGTGAGGAATTCTGGATGGGTCAGGAGAGGGAGCATCTGGCCTACGCATACAGCACTCTCTTCATCACCTACGTGCTGCCTCTGTCTGCCCTCTGCATCTCCTATCTGTGTATCTCTGTCAAACTGAGGAACTGTGTGGTTCCAGGCTACCGCACTCGGAGCCAGGCCGAGGCTCAGCGCATGCGCAAACGCAAGACCTTCCGCCTGGTGAGCCTTGTGGTGGCCGCTTTTGGCATTTGCTGGATGCCCATCAGCGTGTTCAACGTGCTGCGTGACATTGACATTGATCTGATTGATAAGCGCTACTTCCTGCTCATTCAGTTGCTCTGTCACCTTTGTGCTATGAGCTCGTCCTGCTGTAATCCTTTCCTGTACGCTTGGCTCCACGACCGCTTTCGTACAGAGCTCCGCAAAATGATGGTGTGCCGCCGGCGTATCGGCATTGCCGCCAACAACGGCGCCACCGCAAGTGTTGTGCTCTGA